Part of the Desulfobacterales bacterium genome is shown below.
TGTCCACAATCTTGTGGGCACCTCGAATAGCGGCTGAACAGATAATTTTTGACATCGGAGACTCCTTAGCAGAGAAATATTTTTACAGGATCAACTGGGTTGTTCATGGTCACGGCATTCAGCCGATCAGGCCGTTGACCAGCGACTTGGTCAGGGCGATGGCCCTGGGATGCCGCATGATCAATACCTCGCCGCCGGACAGCAGCATACAGGAAGCGGTAATCGCCTCCATCAGCACGCCGCGCTGCTCCTGATCACCCAGGAGCGGGTCCGAGGGCAGCCGGCATTCCTTGGCCTTCCAGACCTCGCGGCCCAGGTTACAGATGATCGGCACCTGCAGTTTCTCGTCCTGCTGGGTCAGGGCGGCCAACCGGATCCGCTCCATAACCGAATAGGTGTACTCAATGCCGTAGCCCAGGGCCCCGACAGAGGGGTCGATGAGTACCGAATCAAGCGACACCCCGAGATTCTCCAGCAGGATGTTGAGCTGCTTGGCCAGGTTGACGTCAATGGGAGAGGCGGCGACCATGGGATACTGGAAGGCCATGGCCGTGGCGCCGATGGAGCGGTAATTGGCATCGGAGAGCGGCGCCAGGCAGACCTTCTTGCTGCCGATCATTGCGGTGACCTCCCGCAGGGTCTCGGTATCCTTGTCAGCGTTGCCGCAGCCCCAGAGGATGATCGGCACATCGATGTTATTGATCACCTCGGCCGCGGTCTTGGCCGCATCGGCCGATGACCGGTTCAGGCCGTTGGGGTCGGTGGAGACCAGGGAGAGACAGATCGCCTCGGCCTGGTACTCCTTGACACATTTCCGGGCCCAGTCCACCGGGCTGTCAAGCACGTCGGCAAAATGGCGGGTCAGGGTCCCGGGCCATTCTTCCGGCTTGATATCAGGAACATCCATGGCAATGAGCGGCTTGTTCGGCATCTCGCCTTCAAAGAGCTGAAAGGGCATGGAGTCGGCCCCGCCGACCTGAACGGTGTTGTCGTCGCTGCCCAGGGTGACCTGGCGGATGGAGCCGCTGTATCGGGTCCGGTAGGTGTCAACCGGAACCTTGGTCGATCGATCGGCCAGGGGTGTCGGCTCACCGGCCAGCGCGGCAACCCCGAAATCAGCGGCAGCGGCCGGGGCGGCGGCGGGCTTGGCCTCGGCAGTCTTTTCAGCCTCCTCAACGGCCTTGGCCGCAGCCTCTTTTTTCGCCTCTGCCGCGGCTTTTGCTTCCGCCGCCTTCCTAGCCTCCTCAGCGGCCTTGGCCTGTTCGGCAGCCTTGGCCGCGGCGGCCTTTTTGGCCTCTTCGGCAGCCTTGGCTTGTGCGGCGGCTTTTACTTCAGCAGCCTTCTTGGCTTCCTCGGCAGCCTTGGTCCTGGCTTCATCTGCCGCGCTATCCACGGCCGGTGCCGCCGGTGCTGCTGGTGCTGCCGGAGTTACCGGTGCTGCCGGTGCTGCCGGGGCTGCCGGGGCTGCCGGAGTTACCGGGGCTGCCGGCTCTTTCCGCAAGATGGCTTCGGCCCCGGCAAAATTGGTCAGGGCCTCGAATTGATCATCGCTTAATCCAAGGGATCTCTTCAGTAATTCAAGACCACGCTGAACAGACTCCAACGCCATCCGGCGTTCTCTTTCATTCATCTCATCTTCTCCTGCTTCCGCAATTTCCATCAATTCCTGATCAACCGGGGCCGCGGTCCGCGCCTGCGGCCTGCCCGCTTCCTCCCTGGCCGCGGCAATTATCTTTTCAGCCTCTGCCCTGGCCGCGGCAAGAACATCATCGGCCGCCTTCTTGTCGACCGGGGCCCTGCTGACCTCGATTGCCGCCGGGGCCGCAACCAGGGCCGCGGCCGGCTCATCATCAAATACCGGCCTGGGGCCGAGACTGGCCCGGCTGACGATCTCGGGCACCGCGCTTTCCCACTCAATGGCCATGATATGGACCCCGGCCACCCCCTTGATCTCACGAACCTGGTTGATAACATCAACACAGATGTTGATGCCCTCGTCCTCCTTGTCCGCGGCTCCCCGCATCCGCTCGATCACCTCGCCGGTGACATCCATGCCGGGCACGAATTTTTTCATATACCGGGCCATGCCCAGGGAACGGGGCGGGGTGACCCCGGCCAGGATGGAGACCTTTTCATCAATGCCCAGGTCGCGGACCATTTCCATGAACCTGGCGAACTTCTCCACGTTATAGATGATCTGGGTCTGGACGAAATCAGCGCCATTAGCCGCCTTTTTCCCCAGCCGCGGGGCCCGGTAGGCAAAGGGCTCGGCAAAGGGGTTGGCCGCGCAGCCCAGAAAGAGCCGCGGCTTTTCACCCTTGATCTCCTCGCCGCACTGGAACCGGCCCTCGTCGCGCAGCGACCTCATCATGCCGAGCATCTGGATGGAGTCCATGTCAAAGACCCCCTTGGCTCCCGGATGGTTGCCGAACTTCTGATGATCACCGGTCAGGCAGAGCAGGTTCTTCAACCCCAGGGCCGCGGCGCCCAGGATATCGCTCTGCATCCCGATCCGGTTCCGGTCGCGACAGGTCATCTGGATGACCGGCTCCACCCCCTCGGACTGGACGATCAGGCCGGCGGCAATACTGGACATCCGGACAATGGCGGTCTGGCAGTCGGTGATATTAACCGCGTCCACATGGCCCTTCAACAACCGGGCCTTGTTGCGCACCACCTCGGGGTCGCTGTTCTTGGGCGGCCCCAGCTCACCGGTTACCGCAAAATCTCCCGCAGTTAAGATACGCTCTAATCGACTCGCCGATTTCATCGGTAATCTATCCTTGTCTTCCATGCTTCATTTTCTTCCATGTTTCAGGTTGGGGTGCTCTTGCTGGTCCCGGAAAGATCATGGTTGCGACGACTGGGCCGGACCGGTGCAACCGGCGTCGCCAAGACCGGTGGAGCCGAGATCCCTCCGCATGGCCATGTCGAACAGGACCCGCTCGGTCTTCTTGTTGATGCCCAGCGCATCCCGTTTCGCCTCGATCTTGGCGATCATGGTCCTGGCGATCTCCACCGGGTCCTCGACCACGTTCCAGTGAGCCCCGTAAACGCCCATCAGGTCTTCAAGCAGATACTTGTTAAAGACCTTGGCCCCGGAGGTGGGCAGGCTCTGAAAAATTACCTGGGCCCCGCTGGCGACAAAGTACTGGCCGATGGCCACCGCCTTTTCACTCATCCACAGGGGCGCGGTGCCGATGGCGGGCAGGTCGGAGATGTCATCGCCCAGGCCGCCCTCGCGGACCATCTCGGTGGCTGCGATCAGGATCCGGCTGTTGTCCACGCAGGAACCCATGTGCAGCACCGGCGGCATGCCCACGGTTTCGCAGATCTCGGCCAGGCCCTTGCCGCAGAACTCCGCTGCCTCGGGCCGGAGCAGCCCGGCCTTGCCCAGGGAGGTTGCCGCGCAACCAGTGGCCAGCACCAGGACATTGTTTTTGATCAACTCCCGGGCAATGACCTCGTGGGAATCATCGGCCAGCTTGAAGTTGTCGCAGCCGACGATTATGCCGACGCCGCGGATCCGGCCGTTGATGATGTTGTCGTTCAAGGGCCGGTAGCTGGCCCGGAACCGGCCGCCCAGGATGTAGTTAATGGTCTCATGGCTGAAACCGACCACCACGTCTGTCTTTTCTTTTTCCGGAATATAAAATGCGTCCCGTTTCTTGTAATTGGCAATGGCGTGTCTGAGGATCCGCTTGGCTGATTCGAGCGGCTCATGTTCCTCGAACTGGATGTGAATCCCGCCCGGCATCTTGGCCCGGTAGTTGGTGGTGATGATGTCGGTATGGAAGTTTCCAGCCACCTCGGCCACCGACTGCATGACACACTGGACATCGACCACCATGGCCTCGATGGCGCCGGTGGCCAGGACCATTTCCTGCTGGACGAACCCGGCCGCCACCGGGATGCCGCGCCGCATCAGGATCTCGTTGCCGGTGCAGCAGACCCCGGCCAGGTTGATCCCCTTGGCGCCGGCCTTCTTGGCCAGGCCGAGGATCTCCTGGTCAGAGGCGGCAATACAGAGGGCCTCGGCCAGCAACGGCTCATGGCCGTGTACGGTAATATTGACCTGGTCCGGTTTAAGCACGCCCATATCGACTATCGCCCGGATCGGCACCGGGGTGCCGAACATGATGTCAGTGAGTTCAGTGGAAAGCATCGAGGCCCCCCAGCCGTCGGCCAGGGAACAGCGGGAGGCCTGGAGCAGGATGTTCTCATAGTCCTGATCCACGCCCATGTGGGTGCGGTGCATGGTCTCCACCACCTCACGGTCGATACCGCGGGGCTCAACACCAAGTTTCTTCCAGATGGCCTGGCGCTTGGCCGGGGCCCGCTTCAACATGGACAGCGGCGTGTTTTCCTGGTTGCCGAATTCAGCCAGGGCCTTTTGCCCCAGTTCCAGGGCAATATCCTTGACCTCCCGGTCCTCGGTCTTGATATCAAAGGTCTTGGCCAGCCTGATCAGCTTGTCCACGTCCTTGATCCGGTGCGGCCCTTCCCCGTTGGCGGTATCAATGAAACCCCGGACCATTTCCCGGGCATGATCGGTATGGGCCGCGGTGCCGGCGGCCACGATCCGGGCGAAATTCCGGGCCGCCACGGTATCAGCGGTGGCGCCGCAGACCCCGATCATCGATTCAACGCCGTCGATGATCTGGCAGGGTCCCATATTGCAGTGCCGGCAACAGGTGCCGCCGGCGCCGAACAGGCAGGTAGCCATGCCCCGGGCCTTGATCCGGTCATAGGCGGTCTTGACGTTTTTGGCCACATCCTGGGACAACACCGCCTTGGTGGAAACACAGGTGATGTCTGTACAGCCTTCGCACTCACTTCTCTTGATTGCCATTATTTCACCTCGTTCAAACAAGAATCAAATGCCGACACCCGGTTGTCGTCCTGTTACCGGACAGGTTCGGCATGGTCCGGCCCTGCCGGCCGGGTTAAACAAGTCCAGCGGCCTGCCTGGCGGCCTGGACCGTGTTTTTCATCAGCATGGTAATGGTCATCGGCCCGACACCGCCGGGAACCGGGGTGATGGCCGCGGCCTTTTCCTTGACCCCCTCAAAATCCACGTCACCGGCCAGGATGGCCTTGCCGGACTCGCTCTTGCCGATCCGGTTGACCCCCACATCGATGATCACCACCCCCTCCTTGACCATGTCGGCGGTAACCATCTTGGCAACCCCCACCGCGGCGATGATGATATCGGCCCGCCGGGTGTGGGCGGCCATATCCCTGGTCCGGGTGTGACAGAGGGTGATGGTGGCGTTGCCGGATTCACGCTTCTGGAGCATCAGGTTGGCAATCGGCTTGCCCACGATGTTGCTCCGGCCGAGGATCACCACCTCGGCGCCGCTGGTCTCAACGCCGCTCCGCTTGAGCAGTTCGAGGATGCCGTGGGGGGTGCAGGGCAGGAAGCATTGTTCGCCCAGGACCATCTTGCCGACATT
Proteins encoded:
- a CDS encoding acetyl-CoA decarbonylase/synthase complex subunit delta; the encoded protein is MALESVQRGLELLKRSLGLSDDQFEALTNFAGAEAILRKEPAAPVTPAAPAAPAAPAAPVTPAAPAAPAAPAVDSAADEARTKAAEEAKKAAEVKAAAQAKAAEEAKKAAAAKAAEQAKAAEEARKAAEAKAAAEAKKEAAAKAVEEAEKTAEAKPAAAPAAAADFGVAALAGEPTPLADRSTKVPVDTYRTRYSGSIRQVTLGSDDNTVQVGGADSMPFQLFEGEMPNKPLIAMDVPDIKPEEWPGTLTRHFADVLDSPVDWARKCVKEYQAEAICLSLVSTDPNGLNRSSADAAKTAAEVINNIDVPIILWGCGNADKDTETLREVTAMIGSKKVCLAPLSDANYRSIGATAMAFQYPMVAASPIDVNLAKQLNILLENLGVSLDSVLIDPSVGALGYGIEYTYSVMERIRLAALTQQDEKLQVPIICNLGREVWKAKECRLPSDPLLGDQEQRGVLMEAITASCMLLSGGEVLIMRHPRAIALTKSLVNGLIG
- the cooS gene encoding anaerobic carbon-monoxide dehydrogenase catalytic subunit; translation: MAIKRSECEGCTDITCVSTKAVLSQDVAKNVKTAYDRIKARGMATCLFGAGGTCCRHCNMGPCQIIDGVESMIGVCGATADTVAARNFARIVAAGTAAHTDHAREMVRGFIDTANGEGPHRIKDVDKLIRLAKTFDIKTEDREVKDIALELGQKALAEFGNQENTPLSMLKRAPAKRQAIWKKLGVEPRGIDREVVETMHRTHMGVDQDYENILLQASRCSLADGWGASMLSTELTDIMFGTPVPIRAIVDMGVLKPDQVNITVHGHEPLLAEALCIAASDQEILGLAKKAGAKGINLAGVCCTGNEILMRRGIPVAAGFVQQEMVLATGAIEAMVVDVQCVMQSVAEVAGNFHTDIITTNYRAKMPGGIHIQFEEHEPLESAKRILRHAIANYKKRDAFYIPEKEKTDVVVGFSHETINYILGGRFRASYRPLNDNIINGRIRGVGIIVGCDNFKLADDSHEVIARELIKNNVLVLATGCAATSLGKAGLLRPEAAEFCGKGLAEICETVGMPPVLHMGSCVDNSRILIAATEMVREGGLGDDISDLPAIGTAPLWMSEKAVAIGQYFVASGAQVIFQSLPTSGAKVFNKYLLEDLMGVYGAHWNVVEDPVEIARTMIAKIEAKRDALGINKKTERVLFDMAMRRDLGSTGLGDAGCTGPAQSSQP
- a CDS encoding bifunctional 5,10-methylene-tetrahydrofolate dehydrogenase/5,10-methylene-tetrahydrofolate cyclohydrolase translates to MTAKIISGTETARAIREELKVEVAELIEKHNITPGLVTILVGEDPASQSYVSAKNKTAHALGIHSEQITLPADTSEEDLLAVVDKYNKDGKINGILVQLPLPKHINEAKVLFAIDPDKDVDGFHPVNVGKMVLGEQCFLPCTPHGILELLKRSGVETSGAEVVILGRSNIVGKPIANLMLQKRESGNATITLCHTRTRDMAAHTRRADIIIAAVGVAKMVTADMVKEGVVIIDVGVNRIGKSESGKAILAGDVDFEGVKEKAAAITPVPGGVGPMTITMLMKNTVQAARQAAGLV